In Strigops habroptila isolate Jane chromosome 2, bStrHab1.2.pri, whole genome shotgun sequence, one genomic interval encodes:
- the HTR1F gene encoding 5-hydroxytryptamine receptor 1F, with protein sequence MDLINSTEQNGTSEELFKWVTSKILISITLSVLALMTTAINSLVMTAIIVTRKLHHPANYLICSLAVTDFLVAVLVMPFSIVYIVKETWIMGQVVCDIWLSVDIMCCTCSILHLSAIALDRYRAITDAVEYARKRTPKHAGIMIAVVWTISIFISMPPLFWRHQTTSRDDECIIKHDHIVFTIYSTFGAFYIPLALILILYYKIYKAAKTFHRRSISRIVREEVNGQVLLDAGERSTKSASMPSTTEKTSDPLVNCDKINITIRSPRSESKHEKSWKKQRISSTRERKAATTLGLILGAFVICWLPFFVKEVVVNTCERCHISEDMSNFLAWLGYINSLINPLIYTIFNEDFKKAFQKLVRCRQYL encoded by the coding sequence ATGGATTTAATAAACTCAACTGAACAAAATGGTACATCAGAAGAACTATTTAAATGGGTGACATCCAAGATTCTCATTTCCATTACCCTGTCCGTGCTTGCACTAATGACAACAGCCATCAATTCTCTTGTGATGACTGCAATAATTGTGACAAGAAAGCTCCACCACCCTGCCAACTATCTAATCTGCTCTCTTGCAGTGACTGATTTCCTTGTGGCAGTCCTAGTAATGCCCTTCAGCATTGTCTACATTGTAAAGGAGACCTGGATCATGGGGCAAGTGGTGTGTGACATTTGGCTGAGCGTGGACATTATGTGCTGCACATGTTCCATCTTGCATCTCTCTGCCATTGCTTTGGACCGGTACAGAGCGATCACGGATGCTGTGGAATATGCACGGAAAAGGACACCTAAGCATGCTGGCATCATGATCGCAGTGGTATGGACCATATCCATTTTTATCTCCATGCCACCTCTGTTTTGGCGGCACCAGACAACCAGCAGGGATGACGAATGCATCATCAAACACGACCACATTGTTTTCACCATTTACTCTACATTTGGCGCCTTCTATATCCCACTGGCCTTGATTCTGATCCTTTATTACAAGATATACAAGGCAGCAAAGACATTTCACAGAAGAAGCATCAGCCGGATCGTAAGGGAGGAGGTAAATGGACAAGTGCTCTTGGATGCAGGTGAAAGAAGCACCAAATCAGCTTCAATGCCCAGCACAACTGAGAAGACATCAGATCCCCTGGTGAACTGCGATAAAATCAATATCACCATACGAAGCCCCAGGTCTGAATCTAAGCACGAGAAgtcttggaaaaaacaaagaatcTCTAGCACAAGAGAGCGAAAGGCAGCGACTACGCTGGGTCTGATCTTGGGGGCATTTGTGATCTGCTGGCTCCCTTTCTTTGTAAAAGAAGTAGTTGTTAATACCTGTGAAAGATGTCACATCTCAGAAGACATGTCTAATTTCCTAGCATGGCTGGGATACATAAATTCCCTTATTAACCCTCTAATCTACACAATCTTTAATGAAGATTTCAAGAAAGCCTTCCAGAAGCTTGTGCGGTGTAGGCAATATCTTTAA